The Kluyvera intermedia genome window below encodes:
- a CDS encoding M48 family metallopeptidase: MKKRAMVLAFGATLMLSGCQNMDSNGLMNSGTGALQAFSLSDQQVQALSDQACKDMDSKATIAPAGSDYVKRLNKIAGALGDNINGQPVNYKVYVAKDVNAFAMANGCIRVYSGLMDMMNDNEVEAVVGHEMGHVALGHVKKGMQVAIGTNALRAAAASAGGIVGNLSQSQLGDLGEKLVNSQFSQRQEAEADDYSYDLLRQRGINPTGLATSFEKLAKLEDGRQSSMFDDHPGSLERAQHIRERLSADGIK; this comes from the coding sequence ATGAAAAAAAGGGCGATGGTATTGGCTTTCGGCGCGACTTTAATGCTGAGCGGCTGTCAGAATATGGACTCAAACGGCCTGATGAACTCAGGCACCGGTGCTCTACAGGCATTCTCCTTAAGCGATCAGCAGGTGCAAGCCCTTAGCGATCAGGCCTGTAAGGATATGGACAGTAAAGCTACCATTGCCCCGGCAGGCAGCGACTACGTCAAGCGGTTGAATAAGATTGCCGGCGCGCTCGGCGACAACATCAATGGTCAGCCGGTGAACTACAAAGTCTACGTCGCCAAGGACGTGAACGCCTTTGCCATGGCCAACGGCTGCATCCGCGTTTACAGCGGCCTGATGGACATGATGAATGACAATGAAGTCGAAGCGGTTGTCGGCCACGAAATGGGCCACGTTGCGCTGGGCCATGTGAAAAAAGGGATGCAGGTCGCCATTGGCACCAACGCCCTGCGCGCGGCGGCGGCGTCAGCGGGCGGCATCGTGGGTAACCTGTCGCAATCTCAGTTGGGCGATTTGGGTGAGAAGCTGGTGAACTCCCAGTTCTCGCAGCGCCAGGAAGCAGAAGCAGACGACTATTCCTACGATCTGCTGCGCCAACGAGGCATCAACCCGACCGGGCTGGCGACCAGTTTTGAGAAGCTGGCGAAACTCGAAGATGGCCGTCAAAGCTCAATGTTTGACGATCACCCGGGATCGCTTGAACGCGCCCAGCATATTCGCGAACGTCTTAGCGCCGACGGAATTAAGTAA
- the speB gene encoding agmatinase has protein sequence MSTLGHQYDNSLVSNAFGFLRLPMNFMPYDSDADWVITGVPFDMATSGRAGGRHGPAAIRQVSTNLAWEHNRFPWNFDMRERLNVVDCGDLVYAFGDAREMSEKLQAHAEKLLAAGKRMLSFGGDHFVTLPLLRAHAKHFGKMALVHFDAHTDTYANGCEFDHGTMFFTAPNEGLIDPNHSVQIGIRTEFDKDNGFTVLDAGQVNDRSVDDIIAQVKQIVGDMPVYLTFDIDCLDPAFAPGTGTPVIGGLTSDRAIKLVRGLKDLNIVGMDVVEVAPAYDQSEITALAAATLALEMLYIQAAKKGE, from the coding sequence ATGAGCACCTTGGGTCATCAATACGACAACTCCCTGGTTTCCAACGCGTTTGGTTTTCTTCGTCTGCCGATGAACTTCATGCCGTATGACAGCGATGCGGATTGGGTGATTACCGGCGTACCGTTTGATATGGCGACCTCTGGTCGTGCCGGTGGCCGTCACGGCCCGGCGGCGATTCGTCAGGTTTCCACTAACCTGGCCTGGGAGCACAACCGCTTCCCGTGGAACTTCGACATGCGCGAACGCCTGAACGTGGTGGACTGCGGCGATCTGGTTTACGCCTTCGGCGATGCCCGTGAAATGAGTGAAAAACTGCAGGCGCACGCGGAAAAACTGCTGGCAGCCGGTAAGCGTATGCTCTCTTTCGGTGGCGACCACTTCGTGACCCTGCCGCTGCTGCGCGCGCATGCAAAACACTTCGGTAAAATGGCGCTGGTTCACTTTGATGCCCATACCGATACCTACGCCAACGGCTGTGAATTCGACCACGGCACCATGTTCTTCACCGCGCCAAATGAAGGTCTGATCGACCCGAATCACTCCGTACAGATTGGTATCCGCACCGAGTTCGATAAAGACAACGGCTTCACCGTGCTGGATGCTGGTCAGGTTAACGATCGCAGCGTGGACGATATCATCGCTCAGGTTAAGCAGATCGTCGGCGATATGCCGGTTTACCTGACTTTCGATATCGATTGTCTGGACCCGGCATTTGCTCCAGGTACCGGTACGCCAGTGATTGGCGGTCTGACGTCTGACCGTGCGATTAAACTGGTACGTGGCCTGAAAGATCTGAACATCGTCGGTATGGACGTGGTAGAAGTGGCTCCAGCTTACGATCAGTCAGAGATCACCGCGCTGGCAGCGGCGACGTTGGCGCTGGAAATGCTCTATATCCAGGCGGCGAAGAAGGGCGAATAA
- a CDS encoding ABC transporter ATP-binding protein — protein sequence MLILNEVSFRWPGASDTCLHKISLQLNPGEWLALTGDNGAGKSTLLRVMAGLLSPSSGTITLDNKPIAQLKNRQRATMIGVLFQEAENQIFHSKVAEEVAFGLRLQKLPAAEIAQRTAAALQLCQLTDVADAHPLDLHTAQRRMVAVASLEAMAPAMVMLDEPSRDFDAHWLGVFENWLGVCRKRHTSVVAISHDNDFTQRHFSRVVRLEKGQLNPLA from the coding sequence ATGTTGATTTTAAATGAGGTGAGCTTTCGCTGGCCGGGCGCGTCTGATACGTGCCTGCACAAGATTTCACTGCAACTCAATCCGGGAGAGTGGCTTGCGCTCACCGGTGATAACGGCGCGGGGAAATCCACGCTGCTGAGAGTGATGGCGGGGCTTTTATCGCCCTCCTCCGGTACGATAACGCTAGACAACAAGCCCATTGCGCAACTGAAAAACCGCCAACGCGCAACGATGATCGGCGTACTGTTTCAGGAAGCTGAGAATCAGATTTTTCATAGCAAGGTGGCAGAGGAAGTGGCCTTTGGCCTGCGGCTGCAAAAGCTACCCGCCGCAGAAATTGCGCAACGAACCGCAGCAGCGCTGCAATTATGCCAATTAACGGACGTTGCCGATGCACACCCGTTGGATCTGCATACCGCACAGCGCCGCATGGTCGCAGTTGCAAGTCTTGAGGCCATGGCCCCCGCGATGGTGATGCTCGATGAACCGAGCCGGGATTTTGATGCTCACTGGCTAGGCGTCTTTGAAAACTGGCTTGGAGTTTGTCGCAAGCGTCACACCAGCGTGGTTGCCATCAGCCATGATAATGACTTTACCCAACGCCACTTTTCCCGCGTGGTGCGCCTCGAAAAGGGGCAACTCAACCCCCTGGCGTAG
- a CDS encoding OprD family outer membrane porin, producing the protein MKNKLALITLSIIASAPAFASQQSDSQGFVDDSHLDLFLRNAYIKRDYRDGLHDKSEWGQGLIATFESGFTQGPIGFGVDGIAQYAVRLDGGRGNSGAGGIDFFAQDNDGRAKSDLAKFGATAKMRFSNTVLSYGSQRPALPIITADESRLLYESYTGAMLNSKEITGLDVNAGYLTDQQRKSDDSHNSGLKSITFGGASYQFNDQLSGALYASHVEDVLNKQYLGLNYAQPLAAEQKLVFDFNGYNSRLDSEYADSLDTGRSNSIWSLATSYIWDIHTFKIAYQQSSGSTGYHYGSYQNQGGVGDGGNTIWLANSYWSDFNGEDERSWQASYALDFGGLGLPGLSWTTAYVRGDNIKTAETSNGKEHEWFNQVQYQVQDGVAKDLKFKVRYSVLRVSSNASDYNVSGNEVRVYVEYPFNAF; encoded by the coding sequence GTGAAAAATAAATTAGCCTTAATCACCTTAAGTATTATTGCCTCTGCGCCCGCTTTTGCTAGCCAGCAATCTGACAGTCAGGGATTTGTTGATGACAGTCATCTGGATCTCTTTTTACGTAACGCTTATATCAAACGTGATTACCGGGACGGTCTGCACGATAAAAGTGAGTGGGGCCAGGGTCTTATTGCCACCTTCGAGTCAGGTTTTACGCAAGGCCCGATTGGCTTTGGTGTCGACGGTATCGCACAGTATGCCGTACGTCTTGATGGGGGCCGTGGAAATAGCGGTGCGGGCGGCATTGATTTCTTTGCCCAGGATAATGACGGTCGTGCAAAATCCGATCTCGCAAAGTTTGGCGCAACGGCCAAAATGCGCTTCTCCAACACCGTATTAAGCTACGGTAGCCAGCGTCCGGCGCTGCCTATTATCACCGCCGATGAGTCACGTCTGCTGTACGAAAGCTACACCGGCGCCATGCTGAACTCTAAAGAGATTACCGGACTGGATGTCAACGCCGGCTATCTTACCGACCAGCAGCGTAAAAGCGACGACAGCCACAACAGCGGCCTGAAAAGCATCACCTTCGGCGGCGCAAGCTACCAGTTCAACGACCAATTGAGCGGCGCGCTGTATGCCTCTCACGTGGAAGACGTGCTGAATAAGCAGTACCTCGGCCTCAACTACGCGCAGCCACTGGCGGCAGAGCAGAAGCTGGTCTTCGATTTCAACGGCTACAACTCTCGCCTTGATAGCGAATACGCTGACTCACTCGACACCGGACGCAGTAACAGCATCTGGAGCCTGGCAACCAGCTATATCTGGGATATTCATACCTTCAAGATTGCTTACCAGCAAAGTAGCGGCAGCACGGGCTATCATTACGGCAGCTACCAAAATCAGGGTGGCGTCGGCGATGGCGGCAATACCATTTGGCTGGCCAACTCCTACTGGTCTGATTTTAATGGCGAAGATGAACGTTCATGGCAGGCATCCTATGCGCTGGACTTCGGCGGTCTGGGCTTGCCGGGCCTAAGCTGGACCACCGCTTACGTTCGCGGTGACAATATTAAGACAGCGGAAACCAGTAACGGTAAAGAGCACGAGTGGTTTAACCAGGTGCAGTACCAGGTTCAGGACGGCGTGGCGAAAGATCTGAAGTTTAAAGTTCGCTACTCGGTGCTGCGCGTGTCGAGCAACGCCAGCGACTACAACGTCAGCGGGAATGAAGTACGCGTTTACGTCGAGTATCCGTTTAACGCGTTTTAA
- a CDS encoding ABC transporter ATP-binding protein: MVTLEQFRYLPTHANRPSASIDFHCATHGMVAIFGDNGSGKSTLAQLMAGWYPDFLPGEVAGTGNLLGVPIGQLSLVEQSQTIQLVQQSPYLQLSGCTFSVEEEVAFGPENLCLPEEEILQRIDNALTLTECQPLRHRHPGTLSGGETQRVVIASALAMHPKILILDEAFSRLTEQATDLLLSRLQRWSQAQRSLVILFERHHSPFRAYCQQAWQLDKGGLTSLC; encoded by the coding sequence ATGGTTACGTTAGAGCAGTTTCGCTACCTTCCGACGCACGCGAATCGACCCTCTGCCAGTATCGACTTTCACTGCGCAACCCATGGGATGGTGGCCATCTTTGGTGATAACGGTAGCGGCAAGAGCACGCTGGCGCAGTTGATGGCGGGATGGTATCCCGATTTCCTTCCCGGTGAAGTGGCTGGAACCGGTAACCTATTGGGTGTTCCGATTGGCCAGCTATCGCTGGTTGAACAGTCGCAAACTATTCAGCTGGTGCAGCAATCGCCTTACCTGCAACTTTCTGGCTGCACATTCAGCGTGGAAGAAGAAGTGGCATTTGGCCCGGAAAACCTCTGTCTGCCTGAGGAGGAGATTCTGCAACGGATTGATAACGCGCTTACGCTAACGGAGTGCCAGCCGCTGCGTCATCGCCATCCGGGCACGCTTTCAGGTGGCGAAACTCAACGCGTGGTGATTGCCAGTGCGCTCGCCATGCACCCCAAAATCTTAATACTGGATGAAGCATTCAGTCGTCTCACCGAGCAGGCCACTGACCTTCTCCTGAGCCGCTTGCAACGCTGGTCGCAAGCACAGCGATCGTTGGTCATTTTGTTCGAGCGCCATCACTCGCCTTTTCGCGCATATTGCCAGCAAGCATGGCAGTTGGATAAGGGAGGTTTAACGTCGTTATGTTGA
- the speA gene encoding biosynthetic arginine decarboxylase — protein MSDDISLDSLSSAGERGVLRSMQEVAMSSQEASKMLRTYNIAWWGNNYYDVNELGHISVCPDPDVPEAKVDLAELVKAREAQGQRLPALFCFPQILQHRLRSINAAFKRARESYGYKGDYFLVYPIKVNQHRRVIESLIHSGEPLGLEAGSKAELMAVLAHAGMTRSVIVCNGYKDREYIRMALVGEKMGHKVYLVIEKMSEIAIVLEEAERLNVVPRLGVRARLASQGSGKWQSSGGEKSKFGLAANQVLQLVEILRERGRLDSIQLLHFHLGSQMANIRDIATGVRESARFYVELHKLGVNIQCFDVGGGLGVDYEGTRSQSDCSVNYGLNEYANNIIWAIGDACEEHDLPHPTVITESGRAVTAHHTVLVSNIIGVERSEHTEATPPAEDAPRALQSMWETWQEMHEPGTRRSLREWLHDSQMDLHDIHVGYSSGTFSLHERAWAEQLYLNMCHEVQKQLDPSNRAHRPIIDELQERMADKIYVNFSLFQSMPDAWGIDQLFPVMPLEGLNKVPERRAVLLDITCDSDGAIDHYVDGDGIATTMPMPEYDPENPPMLGFFMVGAYQEILGNMHNLFGDTEAVDVFVFPDGSVEVELSDEGDTVADMLQYVQLDPNTLLTQFRDQVKNTDLDEALQQQFLEEFEAGLYGYTYLEDE, from the coding sequence ATGTCTGACGACATTTCATTGGATTCGCTTTCGTCAGCAGGCGAACGCGGTGTACTACGTTCCATGCAGGAGGTTGCGATGAGCTCCCAGGAAGCCAGCAAAATGCTACGCACATACAACATTGCCTGGTGGGGCAATAACTACTACGACGTCAACGAACTTGGCCATATCAGCGTCTGTCCAGACCCCGATGTACCTGAAGCCAAAGTTGACTTAGCCGAGCTGGTTAAGGCCCGTGAAGCGCAGGGGCAACGTCTGCCAGCGCTGTTCTGCTTCCCGCAGATCCTGCAGCATCGTCTGCGCTCGATTAACGCGGCGTTTAAACGTGCGCGCGAATCCTATGGCTACAAAGGCGACTATTTCCTTGTTTACCCGATTAAGGTTAACCAGCATCGCCGCGTGATTGAATCACTGATCCATTCCGGCGAACCGCTGGGCCTGGAAGCGGGTTCAAAAGCGGAACTGATGGCGGTACTGGCGCACGCGGGCATGACCCGTAGCGTGATCGTCTGTAACGGCTATAAAGACCGTGAATATATTCGTATGGCGCTGGTGGGCGAGAAGATGGGCCACAAGGTCTATCTGGTCATCGAGAAGATGTCTGAAATCGCCATCGTGCTGGAAGAAGCTGAACGTCTGAACGTGGTTCCACGCCTCGGTGTGCGTGCGCGTCTGGCTTCACAGGGTTCCGGTAAATGGCAGTCCTCCGGCGGTGAAAAATCCAAGTTCGGCCTGGCGGCAAACCAGGTGCTGCAACTGGTGGAAATTCTGCGTGAACGTGGCCGTCTGGACAGCATTCAACTGCTGCACTTCCACCTCGGTTCACAGATGGCGAACATTCGCGATATCGCCACCGGCGTGCGTGAATCAGCCCGTTTCTACGTTGAACTGCACAAGCTTGGTGTCAACATTCAGTGCTTCGACGTCGGCGGTGGCTTGGGCGTGGACTATGAAGGTACTCGCTCGCAGTCCGATTGCTCCGTGAACTATGGTTTGAACGAATATGCTAACAACATTATCTGGGCGATTGGCGATGCCTGTGAAGAACACGATCTGCCGCACCCGACGGTAATCACTGAGTCTGGTCGTGCGGTTACGGCGCACCATACGGTGCTGGTGTCTAACATCATTGGCGTTGAGCGTAGCGAACATACCGAGGCCACACCTCCGGCTGAAGATGCGCCGCGTGCGCTGCAAAGTATGTGGGAAACCTGGCAGGAGATGCACGAGCCGGGCACCCGACGCTCGCTGCGCGAATGGTTGCACGACAGTCAGATGGATCTGCATGACATTCACGTTGGATATTCTTCTGGCACCTTTAGCCTGCATGAGCGCGCGTGGGCAGAGCAGCTGTATCTGAATATGTGTCACGAAGTGCAAAAGCAGCTCGACCCGAGCAATCGCGCGCACCGTCCGATTATTGATGAGTTGCAGGAGCGCATGGCGGATAAGATTTACGTCAACTTCTCCTTGTTCCAATCAATGCCGGATGCGTGGGGTATCGATCAGTTGTTCCCGGTGATGCCGCTGGAAGGCCTGAATAAGGTACCAGAGCGTCGTGCGGTGCTGCTGGATATTACCTGTGACTCTGACGGTGCTATCGACCATTACGTCGACGGTGACGGGATTGCCACGACCATGCCGATGCCGGAATACGACCCGGAGAACCCGCCGATGCTGGGCTTCTTTATGGTTGGCGCGTATCAAGAAATCCTGGGTAACATGCACAACCTGTTCGGCGATACCGAAGCGGTTGACGTGTTCGTCTTCCCTGACGGCAGTGTGGAAGTTGAGCTGTCTGATGAGGGCGATACCGTAGCGGATATGCTGCAATACGTTCAGCTGGATCCGAATACCCTGCTGACGCAGTTCCGTGATCAGGTTAAGAACACCGATCTGGATGAGGCGCTGCAACAGCAATTCCTGGAAGAGTTTGAGGCTGGGTTGTACGGCTATACTTATCTGGAAGACGAGTAA
- the tkt gene encoding transketolase: MSSRKELANAIRALSMDAVQKAKSGHPGAPMGMADIAEVLWRDFMNHNPQNPSWADRDRFVLSNGHGSMLIYSLLHLTGYDLPMSELMNFRQLHSKTPGHPEVGYTAGVETTTGPLGQGIANAVGMAIAEKTLAAQFNRPGHDIVDHFTYAFMGDGCMMEGISHEVCSLAGTLKLGKLVAFYDDNGISIDGHVEGWFTDDTAKRFEAYNWHVIRGIDGHDADAIKRAVEEARAVTDKPSLLMCKTVIGFGSPNKQGTHDSHGAPLGEAEVALTREALGWKYGPFEIPADIYAQWDAKAAGQAKEASWNEKFAAYAKAFPQEAAEFTRRMKGDMPADFDAKANEIIAKLQANPAKIASRKASQNAIEAFGPLLPEFLGGSADLAPSNLTIWSGSKAINEDIAGNYIHYGVREFGMTAIANGISLHGGFLPYTSTFLMFVEYARNAVRMAALMKKRQVMVYTHDSIGLGEDGPTHQPVEQVASLRVTPNMSTWRPCDQVESAIAWKYGVERQDGPTALILSRQNLAQQDRTAEQLANVARGGYVLKDCAGQPELIFIATGSEVELAVAAYEKLTAEGVKARVVSMPSTDAFDKQDAAYRESVLPKAVSARVAVEAGIADYWFKYVGLNGAIVGMTTFGESAPAELLFEEFGFTVENVVAKAKALL; the protein is encoded by the coding sequence ATGTCCTCACGTAAAGAGCTTGCTAATGCTATTCGTGCGCTGAGCATGGACGCAGTACAGAAAGCCAAATCCGGTCACCCGGGTGCCCCTATGGGTATGGCTGACATTGCCGAAGTCCTGTGGCGTGATTTTATGAACCATAACCCACAAAATCCGTCCTGGGCTGACCGTGACCGCTTTGTTCTGTCTAACGGCCACGGCTCCATGCTGATCTATAGCCTGCTGCACCTCACCGGCTACGACCTGCCAATGTCTGAACTGATGAACTTCCGTCAGCTGCATTCTAAAACCCCAGGTCACCCGGAAGTGGGTTATACCGCAGGTGTTGAAACCACCACGGGTCCACTGGGTCAGGGTATTGCCAACGCTGTGGGCATGGCGATTGCAGAAAAAACGCTGGCGGCGCAGTTTAACCGTCCAGGTCACGACATTGTTGACCACTTCACCTACGCATTTATGGGTGATGGTTGCATGATGGAAGGCATTTCTCACGAAGTGTGCTCCCTGGCCGGTACCCTTAAACTGGGTAAACTGGTTGCGTTCTACGACGACAACGGCATCTCCATCGACGGCCACGTTGAAGGCTGGTTCACTGATGACACTGCGAAACGTTTTGAAGCCTACAACTGGCACGTTATCCGCGGTATCGACGGTCACGATGCAGACGCTATCAAACGTGCGGTAGAAGAAGCGCGTGCGGTTACCGACAAACCATCCCTGCTGATGTGCAAAACCGTGATTGGTTTCGGTTCTCCAAACAAGCAAGGTACGCATGACTCCCACGGCGCACCGCTGGGTGAAGCCGAAGTAGCGCTGACCCGTGAAGCGCTGGGCTGGAAATACGGTCCATTCGAAATCCCGGCTGACATTTACGCGCAGTGGGATGCTAAAGCTGCAGGCCAGGCGAAAGAAGCGAGCTGGAACGAGAAGTTTGCCGCTTACGCGAAAGCCTTCCCACAGGAAGCTGCTGAATTCACCCGTCGTATGAAAGGTGACATGCCAGCCGATTTCGACGCAAAAGCGAACGAAATCATTGCGAAACTGCAGGCAAACCCTGCGAAAATCGCGAGCCGTAAAGCCTCCCAGAATGCGATTGAAGCTTTCGGTCCTCTGCTGCCTGAATTCCTCGGCGGTTCAGCTGACCTTGCGCCATCTAACCTGACTATCTGGTCTGGTTCTAAAGCCATCAACGAAGACATCGCGGGTAACTATATCCATTACGGCGTGCGTGAATTCGGTATGACCGCTATCGCTAACGGTATCTCGCTGCACGGTGGTTTCCTGCCGTACACCTCAACCTTCCTGATGTTCGTTGAATATGCCCGTAACGCGGTGCGTATGGCAGCATTGATGAAGAAACGCCAGGTGATGGTCTACACCCACGACTCCATCGGTCTGGGCGAAGATGGCCCAACTCACCAGCCGGTAGAGCAGGTTGCTTCTCTGCGCGTGACGCCGAACATGAGCACATGGCGTCCATGTGACCAGGTTGAATCCGCTATCGCGTGGAAATATGGCGTTGAGCGTCAGGATGGCCCGACCGCACTGATCCTCTCCCGTCAGAACCTGGCACAGCAAGACCGTACCGCAGAGCAGCTGGCAAACGTGGCGCGCGGTGGTTACGTGCTGAAAGATTGCGCAGGTCAGCCTGAGCTTATCTTCATCGCAACTGGTTCTGAAGTTGAGCTGGCGGTTGCCGCTTACGAAAAACTGACTGCTGAAGGCGTGAAAGCGCGCGTGGTTTCCATGCCGTCTACCGACGCATTCGACAAGCAGGATGCTGCTTACCGTGAGTCCGTACTGCCTAAAGCGGTTTCCGCTCGTGTGGCAGTGGAAGCGGGTATCGCTGACTACTGGTTCAAATACGTGGGCCTGAACGGCGCTATCGTTGGTATGACTACCTTTGGTGAGTCTGCACCGGCTGAGCTGCTGTTTGAAGAGTTCGGCTTCACCGTTGAGAACGTGGTCGCGAAAGCGAAAGCGCTGCTGTAG